The following are encoded in a window of Kitasatospora fiedleri genomic DNA:
- a CDS encoding DNA polymerase III subunit delta', with protein sequence MSVWDDLVGQDRVVEQLQAAARAARASVLAGRGGPAEGNASLMTHAWLFTGPPGAGQVTAARAFAAALQCTSPDLELGGTPGCGFCDGCHTVLSGSHADVKQVRTDGLSIGVGDMRELVLRAASYPTGGRWSVIMVDAAHRLTEAAANALLKGVEEPSPRTVWLLCAPSVQDVLPTIRSRCRLLVLRTPAAEAVADMLVRRDGVEPEAARLAALAGQGDIDRSRRLAVDEQARSRRAEVLRIPLEVADLGGCLAAAQRLVDTAKADAEALAETQDTRESEDLRAAYGAAEGSRAPRGMAGAVKELEKRQKSRATRTRRETLNVALGDLLGFYRDVLALQFGAVGELANEDQRPALQRVAGAGTAEHTLRRIEAVLACRRALDRNVDPLLAVEAMTVALRAG encoded by the coding sequence GTGAGTGTGTGGGACGACCTGGTCGGCCAGGACCGGGTGGTCGAGCAGCTGCAGGCGGCGGCGCGGGCGGCCCGGGCGAGCGTGCTGGCGGGGCGGGGCGGGCCCGCGGAGGGCAACGCCTCGCTGATGACGCACGCCTGGCTGTTCACCGGCCCGCCGGGGGCGGGGCAGGTGACGGCGGCGCGGGCGTTCGCGGCGGCGCTGCAGTGCACCAGCCCGGACCTGGAGCTCGGCGGGACGCCCGGCTGCGGCTTCTGCGACGGCTGCCACACGGTCCTGTCGGGCAGCCACGCGGACGTGAAGCAGGTGCGGACGGACGGTCTGTCGATCGGCGTCGGCGACATGCGCGAGCTGGTGCTGCGGGCGGCGAGCTACCCGACCGGCGGCCGCTGGTCGGTGATCATGGTGGACGCCGCGCACCGGCTGACCGAGGCGGCCGCGAACGCGCTGCTCAAGGGCGTCGAGGAGCCCTCGCCGCGGACGGTGTGGCTGCTGTGCGCGCCGTCCGTGCAGGACGTGCTGCCGACGATCCGCTCGCGCTGCCGCCTGCTGGTGCTGCGCACGCCCGCCGCGGAGGCGGTCGCCGACATGCTGGTCCGGCGGGACGGGGTGGAGCCGGAGGCGGCCCGGCTGGCCGCGCTGGCCGGGCAGGGCGACATCGACCGGTCGCGGCGGCTCGCGGTGGACGAGCAGGCCCGCTCGCGGCGGGCCGAGGTGCTGCGCATCCCGCTGGAGGTCGCCGACCTGGGCGGCTGCCTGGCCGCCGCCCAGCGGCTGGTGGACACCGCGAAGGCGGACGCCGAGGCGCTGGCCGAGACCCAGGACACCCGGGAGAGCGAGGACCTGCGGGCCGCGTACGGCGCGGCGGAGGGCAGCCGGGCCCCGCGCGGCATGGCCGGGGCGGTCAAGGAGCTGGAGAAGCGGCAGAAGAGCCGGGCCACCCGAACCCGCCGCGAGACGCTGAACGTGGCGCTCGGCGACCTGCTGGGCTTCTACCGGGACGTGCTGGCCCTGCAGTTCGGCGCGGTCGGCGAGCTGGCGAACGAGGACCAGCGCCCGGCGCTGCAGCGGGTCGCGGGGGCGGGCACGGCGGAGCACACGCTGCGCCGGATCGAGGCCGTGCTGGCCTGCCGGCGGGCGCTGGACCGGAACGTGGACCCGCTGCTGGCGGTGGAGGCGATGACGGTGGCGCTGCGGGCGGGCTGA